The Brachybacterium huguangmaarense genome contains a region encoding:
- the rfbA gene encoding glucose-1-phosphate thymidylyltransferase RfbA — MRGIILAGGTGSRLHPLTIGVSKQLMPVYDKPMIYYPLSTLMLAGIREILIITTPQDQAAFQRVLGDGSAFGVELQYVVQPSPDGLAQAFVLGEEFLDGERAALVLGDNLFYGQGMGSQLRRYTEVDGAAVFGYWVADPTAYGVVEMGEDGKAVSLEEKPAEPRSNLAVPGLYFYDDTVVERAKALKPSTRGELEITDLNRSYLDDGSLNVEVLTRGTAWLDTGTFDDLAAAGEFIRTVQKRQGLSIGAPEEVAWRMGFLSDDELRERAEPLVKSGYGAYLLDALERERLERG, encoded by the coding sequence ATGCGCGGAATCATTCTGGCGGGCGGCACCGGGTCGCGCCTGCACCCCCTGACCATCGGCGTCTCCAAGCAGCTGATGCCGGTCTACGACAAGCCGATGATCTACTACCCCCTGAGCACCCTCATGCTCGCGGGGATCCGGGAGATCCTCATCATCACCACCCCGCAGGACCAGGCCGCCTTCCAGCGGGTGCTCGGGGACGGCAGCGCCTTCGGGGTCGAGCTGCAGTACGTCGTCCAGCCCTCGCCGGACGGCCTCGCCCAGGCGTTCGTGCTCGGGGAGGAGTTCCTCGACGGTGAGCGGGCCGCCCTCGTGCTCGGCGACAACCTGTTCTACGGGCAGGGCATGGGCAGCCAGCTGCGCCGCTACACCGAGGTCGACGGTGCTGCGGTGTTCGGCTACTGGGTCGCCGACCCCACCGCGTACGGCGTGGTCGAGATGGGAGAAGACGGCAAGGCGGTCTCCCTCGAGGAGAAGCCCGCCGAGCCGCGCAGCAACCTCGCCGTGCCCGGCCTCTACTTCTATGACGACACCGTGGTCGAGCGCGCCAAGGCGCTCAAGCCCTCGACCCGCGGGGAGCTCGAGATCACCGACCTCAACCGTTCCTACCTGGACGACGGCTCGCTGAACGTCGAGGTCCTCACGCGCGGCACGGCGTGGCTGGACACCGGCACCTTCGACGACCTCGCCGCAGCGGGCGAGTTCATCCGCACGGTCCAGAAGCGACAGGGCCTGTCCATCGGGGCACCCGAGGAGGTCGCCTGGCGGATGGGCTTCCTGAGCGACGACGAGCTGCGCGAGCGCGCCGAACCCCTCGTGAAGTCCGGCTACGGCGCCTACCTGCTGGACGCCCTGGAGCGGGAGCGCCTCGAGCGCGGCTGA
- a CDS encoding L-lactate permease, whose product MWTQNVDPLDHLVLSALVAAIPILVFLLCLVVIKLSGITAALIALGVECVIALAVFGMPAGSAAGAGLMGLLTAIWPIGYIIVMAVWLYRLAVVSGRFDVIRSSIRSISPDRRIQVLLISFAFGAFLEGAAGFGVPIAICAALLVQLGFGAVRAAMISLVANFAAGAYGAIGIPVLVGAQVSGLETLDVSRALVLLLQPPTLLVPFLLVFILDGVRGLRETFPAALVVTVVFNAVQAGILWTLGPELADLGAGLAAMLSIMALSRVWSPRRIDRGERADEVGTPAAGAQDAPTLKQVAIAWSPFYILTAFILLWSLPVVNSLFATGALAPTVFAVPIPGVTGAITTASGTVVDSTWSFGPLAATGTAILLAVIVTFLTAPSLSVRRLLGELVGTVRSLGSAIALIALILMFADITNYSGATASMGIALAATGSLFPLIAPIIGWIGVFLTGSVVNNNTLFAPLQVSTAAGIGADPALLVAANTAGGTAAKVISPQSIAIAAGAVGLPGREGEVLRASIVPSLVLLALTCGWCFVLSLLV is encoded by the coding sequence ATGTGGACCCAGAACGTTGATCCCCTCGACCACCTCGTGCTCTCCGCGCTCGTGGCCGCCATCCCGATCCTCGTGTTCCTGCTGTGCCTCGTCGTCATCAAGCTCTCCGGCATCACCGCCGCCCTGATCGCTCTCGGGGTCGAGTGCGTGATCGCGCTCGCCGTCTTCGGGATGCCAGCAGGGTCAGCTGCGGGGGCGGGCCTGATGGGCCTGCTGACCGCCATCTGGCCGATCGGCTACATCATCGTGATGGCGGTATGGCTGTACCGCCTGGCAGTGGTCAGCGGACGCTTCGACGTGATCCGCAGCTCGATCCGCAGCATCAGCCCGGACCGGCGCATCCAGGTGCTCCTCATCAGCTTCGCCTTCGGCGCGTTCCTCGAGGGCGCCGCCGGGTTCGGCGTGCCCATCGCGATCTGTGCGGCCCTGCTGGTCCAGCTCGGCTTCGGCGCCGTGCGAGCCGCCATGATCTCCCTGGTCGCGAACTTCGCGGCCGGTGCCTACGGCGCCATCGGCATCCCCGTCCTGGTCGGTGCACAGGTGAGCGGACTCGAGACGCTCGACGTCTCTCGTGCGCTCGTCCTGCTGCTCCAGCCGCCGACGCTGCTGGTGCCCTTCCTGCTGGTCTTCATCCTCGACGGGGTGCGCGGGCTGCGGGAGACCTTCCCGGCCGCCCTCGTCGTGACGGTGGTCTTCAACGCGGTGCAGGCCGGGATCCTATGGACCCTGGGCCCGGAGCTCGCCGACCTCGGTGCGGGTCTCGCGGCGATGCTGTCGATCATGGCCCTGAGCCGGGTGTGGTCCCCGCGGCGCATCGACCGCGGCGAACGCGCGGACGAGGTGGGCACGCCCGCGGCCGGTGCCCAGGACGCCCCCACCCTCAAGCAGGTCGCGATCGCCTGGAGCCCGTTCTACATCCTCACCGCCTTCATCCTGCTGTGGTCGCTGCCCGTGGTGAACAGCCTGTTCGCCACGGGCGCGCTGGCCCCGACGGTGTTCGCGGTGCCGATCCCCGGCGTCACCGGGGCCATCACCACGGCATCGGGGACGGTGGTCGACTCGACCTGGAGCTTCGGCCCGCTCGCGGCGACCGGGACGGCGATCCTGTTGGCGGTGATCGTCACGTTCCTGACGGCGCCCAGCCTGTCCGTGCGCAGGCTGCTGGGCGAGCTGGTGGGGACCGTGCGCTCGCTGGGCAGCGCGATCGCGCTGATCGCCCTGATCCTGATGTTCGCCGACATCACCAATTACTCGGGGGCGACCGCCTCGATGGGTATCGCCCTCGCCGCCACCGGTTCCCTCTTCCCGCTGATCGCCCCGATCATCGGCTGGATCGGGGTGTTCCTGACCGGGTCCGTGGTCAACAACAACACCCTGTTCGCACCGCTGCAGGTCTCGACGGCGGCCGGGATCGGCGCTGACCCCGCGCTGCTGGTCGCCGCGAACACGGCCGGGGGCACTGCGGCCAAGGTGATCTCCCCGCAGTCGATCGCGATCGCGGCCGGTGCCGTGGGGCTGCCCGGGCGCGAGGGCGAGGTGCTCCGCGCCTCGATCGTCCCCAGCCTCGTGCTGCTCGCGCTCACCTGCGGCTGGTGCTTCGTGCTGTCCCTGCTCGTCTGA
- a CDS encoding glycosyltransferase family 4 protein: MRVLLLSHYYHPEHGAPQRRWNSVVRTLHEAGHDVAVIAPPPHYPAGRVAAEDRERYRPGTADRGPAGELVVRARYLPHRGDILTRSLDHAVTSVDSLCRAVSRFGRRALRPDIVVATAPAVETLVAGNAIAALWRIPLVVEMRDAWPDLVTFVGPASQRGCRVSAAKAFVHERVTALQRRADAVVTTTAAFAEILRQRGLEPVHVVRNGTDTSRVPWFEPHTTGEHDELRCVYLGNLGRSQGLDLVVRAAAVLARRGVPISVRLIGHGAHARALADLAAALDAPVIVSGRVPPSELVQHYAWADSVIVSLTAWEPFDWTIPSKLYEALATGRHVTGILRGESAAIIETSGAGDVVPPGDLDALVDFWEGLAADRSRLVPRGDGRHWVMKQAERSRLAERYVGILEELVDGRSGGSATPGADRSRRTLGAPRAQGSTGVRTAI; encoded by the coding sequence GTGAGGGTCCTGCTGCTGTCGCACTACTACCACCCCGAGCACGGCGCCCCGCAGCGGCGGTGGAACTCGGTGGTCCGCACGCTCCACGAGGCCGGGCACGACGTGGCCGTGATCGCGCCCCCGCCCCACTATCCCGCCGGCCGGGTGGCCGCGGAGGACCGTGAGCGCTACCGACCGGGGACTGCGGATCGCGGGCCGGCCGGGGAGCTCGTGGTCCGCGCCCGCTACCTGCCCCACCGGGGCGACATCCTCACCCGCAGCCTCGACCACGCGGTGACGTCGGTCGACTCGCTGTGCCGCGCGGTGTCCCGCTTCGGTCGGCGCGCCCTCCGCCCGGACATCGTGGTGGCGACGGCCCCCGCGGTCGAGACGCTCGTCGCGGGCAACGCGATCGCCGCCCTGTGGAGGATCCCGCTCGTCGTCGAGATGCGCGACGCCTGGCCGGACCTCGTCACCTTCGTCGGGCCCGCCTCGCAGCGCGGGTGCCGCGTCTCGGCCGCCAAGGCGTTCGTCCACGAGCGGGTCACGGCCCTGCAGCGGCGCGCCGACGCCGTCGTGACGACCACCGCCGCCTTCGCCGAGATCCTGCGCCAGCGCGGACTGGAGCCCGTGCACGTGGTGCGCAATGGCACCGACACCTCGCGGGTGCCGTGGTTCGAGCCGCACACGACGGGCGAACACGACGAGCTGCGCTGCGTCTACCTCGGCAACCTGGGGCGATCCCAGGGGCTCGACCTCGTGGTGCGCGCCGCGGCCGTCCTCGCACGCCGCGGCGTCCCGATCTCCGTGCGCCTCATCGGGCACGGCGCCCATGCGCGGGCCCTGGCCGACCTCGCCGCGGCTCTCGACGCCCCCGTGATCGTGAGCGGGAGGGTGCCGCCCAGTGAGCTCGTCCAGCACTATGCATGGGCCGACTCCGTGATCGTCTCGCTCACCGCGTGGGAGCCCTTCGACTGGACCATCCCCTCCAAGCTCTACGAGGCGCTCGCGACCGGCCGTCACGTGACTGGGATCCTGCGCGGCGAGAGCGCCGCGATCATCGAGACCTCGGGGGCGGGAGACGTCGTGCCCCCGGGAGACCTCGACGCCCTCGTGGACTTCTGGGAGGGCCTCGCCGCCGACCGCTCCCGTCTCGTCCCGCGCGGCGACGGCCGGCACTGGGTCATGAAGCAGGCCGAGCGGTCGCGTCTCGCCGAACGGTATGTCGGCATCCTCGAGGAGCTCGTCGACGGACGGAGCGGCGGGTCGGCGACGCCCGGGGCTGACCGAAGCCGTCGCACCCTCGGTGCCCCGCGCGCCCAGGGGTCGACAGGTGTGCGCACCGCGATCTGA
- a CDS encoding PRC-barrel domain-containing protein: protein MDSGAAQVGGSARPGLPSRAPALDPRTIASATVEDEDGRRVGRVLDVYLVDRTGQLAAVSVALGPFADHDAVIPLDMLSPAAPGRVRVAASRDRVRTTAMAAPATAHLEPDALAAARRALAAEAAP from the coding sequence ATGGACAGCGGCGCGGCGCAGGTGGGCGGTTCGGCGAGACCGGGCCTCCCGTCGCGCGCCCCCGCGCTCGACCCGCGCACGATCGCGTCGGCGACCGTCGAGGACGAGGACGGGCGCCGCGTGGGTCGCGTGCTCGACGTCTACCTCGTCGATCGCACCGGGCAGCTCGCGGCCGTGAGCGTCGCGCTCGGTCCCTTCGCCGATCACGACGCCGTGATCCCCCTCGACATGCTCTCGCCGGCAGCGCCCGGCCGGGTCCGCGTCGCGGCCTCCCGTGACCGGGTGCGCACGACGGCCATGGCCGCGCCGGCCACCGCCCACCTCGAGCCCGACGCGCTCGCCGCGGCCCGACGCGCGCTCGCCGCGGAGGCCGCGCCGTGA
- a CDS encoding TetR/AcrR family transcriptional regulator, whose product MTTLPRPLEGSEPGPAAPETVLSDRAGDVLGLQEATSPPVAPMDPIAHAISTLDAVSGQMAPTEVGGRSRRREILDAASELFAVRGYRGTSLRDISGKVGISHPGMLHHFKSKDALLDAVIDDLEGHAQHVIDHIDTFDTITTERLEKIVKGDFVTDSQEMLLFAVLSTEAIAPDFPCRLRLIRLRRVYEHIAEHVLRAFEARGELVEGLDLAWAGRLLISMRIPLITREATIGAVQPSSAGVAGPDYLRLIEMLLR is encoded by the coding sequence ATGACGACACTTCCCCGCCCCCTCGAGGGATCCGAGCCCGGTCCAGCCGCTCCTGAGACCGTTCTGAGCGACCGGGCCGGCGACGTGCTCGGGCTCCAGGAGGCGACATCCCCGCCGGTCGCGCCGATGGACCCGATCGCGCACGCGATCTCGACGCTCGACGCCGTGTCGGGGCAGATGGCGCCCACGGAGGTCGGCGGTCGCAGTCGTCGGCGGGAGATCCTCGACGCCGCCTCGGAGCTGTTCGCGGTGCGCGGCTACCGCGGCACGAGCCTGCGCGACATCTCCGGCAAGGTGGGCATCTCCCACCCCGGCATGCTCCACCACTTCAAGTCCAAGGACGCGCTCCTGGACGCCGTGATCGACGACCTCGAGGGCCACGCCCAGCACGTCATCGACCACATCGACACGTTCGACACCATCACCACGGAGCGGCTGGAGAAGATCGTCAAGGGCGACTTCGTCACCGACTCCCAGGAGATGCTGCTGTTCGCGGTGCTGAGCACCGAGGCCATCGCCCCCGACTTCCCGTGCCGGCTACGCCTGATCCGGCTGCGCCGCGTGTACGAGCACATCGCCGAGCACGTGCTGCGGGCCTTCGAGGCGCGCGGCGAGCTCGTCGAGGGCCTCGACCTCGCGTGGGCCGGGCGCCTGCTGATCTCCATGCGGATCCCGCTGATCACCCGCGAGGCCACGATCGGCGCCGTGCAGCCCAGCAGCGCGGGCGTCGCCGGGCCCGACTACCTGCGCCTGATCGAGATGCTCCTGCGCTGA
- a CDS encoding aspartate-semialdehyde dehydrogenase, whose product MTETSTAPVDRATAEGPGYTPEGPVIGVVGATGQVGRVMLALLAERAVPHSRIRAFASARSAGSTVSFAGRDVLVEDAELADLTSEGQRVDVAIFSAGGSTSLRLAPRFADAGAVVIDNSSAWRKDPEVPLVVSEVNPEAIEDRPRGIIANPNCTTMAAMPALKALHDAAGLTRLVVATYQAVSGSGVKGVQELAAQIRAGADDIEALAVDGSAAALPAPEVYAAPIAYDVVPLAGSIVDDGSEETDEEQKLRNESRRILGIPDLPVAGTCVRVPVVTGHSLVIHAEFDRAIAPDEARRLLEAADGVELADVPTPLAAAGRDGTFVGRIRQDASVPDGRGLILFAVGDNLRKGAALNAIQIAEIVGRSLRAGARAA is encoded by the coding sequence GTGACCGAGACCAGCACCGCCCCCGTCGACCGCGCCACCGCCGAGGGCCCCGGCTACACGCCCGAGGGCCCCGTGATCGGGGTCGTGGGCGCGACCGGCCAGGTGGGCCGCGTCATGCTCGCCCTGCTCGCCGAGCGCGCCGTGCCGCACTCGCGGATCCGTGCCTTCGCCTCGGCGCGGTCGGCCGGCTCGACCGTCTCGTTCGCCGGTCGCGACGTGCTCGTCGAGGACGCGGAGCTCGCCGACCTGACCTCCGAGGGCCAGCGCGTGGACGTGGCGATCTTCTCGGCCGGTGGCTCGACGTCCCTGCGCCTGGCCCCGCGCTTCGCCGACGCCGGCGCCGTCGTGATCGACAACTCCTCCGCGTGGCGCAAGGACCCCGAGGTGCCGCTCGTCGTCTCCGAGGTCAACCCCGAGGCGATCGAGGACCGCCCGCGCGGCATCATCGCCAACCCCAACTGCACCACGATGGCCGCGATGCCCGCCCTCAAGGCCCTCCACGACGCCGCGGGCCTGACGCGGCTCGTGGTCGCGACCTACCAGGCGGTATCCGGCTCCGGAGTCAAGGGCGTCCAGGAGCTCGCCGCGCAGATCCGCGCCGGCGCCGACGACATCGAGGCGCTCGCGGTCGACGGCTCCGCCGCCGCCCTGCCCGCCCCCGAGGTGTACGCCGCGCCGATCGCGTACGACGTCGTCCCGCTCGCGGGCAGCATCGTCGACGACGGCTCCGAGGAGACCGACGAGGAGCAGAAGCTGCGCAACGAGTCGCGCCGGATCCTCGGCATCCCGGATCTGCCGGTCGCCGGCACGTGCGTGCGCGTGCCCGTCGTGACCGGTCACTCCCTCGTCATCCACGCCGAGTTCGACCGAGCGATCGCCCCGGACGAGGCGCGCCGGCTCCTCGAGGCCGCGGACGGCGTCGAGCTCGCCGACGTGCCCACCCCGCTCGCCGCGGCGGGACGCGACGGCACCTTCGTCGGCCGGATCCGCCAGGACGCCTCGGTGCCCGACGGGCGCGGCCTCATCCTCTTCGCCGTCGGCGACAACCTCCGCAAGGGCGCCGCGCTCAACGCGATCCAGATCGCCGAGATCGTCGGGCGCTCGTTGCGCGCGGGGGCCCGGGCCGCGTGA
- a CDS encoding aspartate kinase: MSLVVQKYGGSSVADAESILRVAQRISLYAKAGHQVVVVVSAMGDTTDELIDLAEQVTENPPPRELDMLLTAGERISMAILSMALNSLGVSARAYTGSQAGLITDTTHGKAMILDVTPGRIREAVDTGHVAIVAGFQGVSRSTKEITTLGRGGSDTTAVALAAALDADVCEIYSDVDGIFTGDPRVVPAARRVPVVSCAEMLELAAHGAKILMVRSVEYGRRYGVPLHVRSSFSGRIGTIVSDEPDREIPVDPELTLPIRAVADLGGTPILPGATQAPTVDAAAAAAAAAAPAGSGGTMPAAATTTSDAAPSATTDPEEAPVPDDIDEQGLEAPIISGVAHDRSEGKITVVEVPDMPGKAARIFDILASTGANIDMIVQNTSTTNDTVAISLTLPESDAAGALAALEAAQAEVGFSEVRYTDRIGKVSLVGAGMRQSPGVSATLFRSLGEAGINIDMISTSEIRISVVTDIDRLDDAVRAIHTAFDLDSDAAEAVVYGGTGR, from the coding sequence ATGAGCCTGGTCGTCCAGAAGTACGGCGGATCCTCCGTCGCGGATGCCGAGAGCATCCTGCGCGTCGCCCAGCGGATCTCGCTGTACGCGAAGGCCGGGCACCAGGTGGTCGTGGTCGTCTCGGCGATGGGCGACACGACCGACGAGCTCATCGACCTCGCCGAGCAGGTCACCGAGAACCCGCCGCCGCGCGAGCTCGACATGCTGCTCACGGCGGGGGAGCGCATCTCGATGGCCATCCTGTCGATGGCCCTCAACAGCCTCGGCGTCTCGGCGCGCGCCTACACCGGCTCCCAGGCCGGCCTCATCACCGACACCACGCACGGCAAGGCGATGATCCTCGACGTCACCCCGGGCCGGATCCGCGAGGCCGTCGACACCGGACACGTCGCGATCGTCGCCGGGTTCCAGGGGGTCTCGCGGAGCACCAAGGAGATCACGACGCTCGGTCGCGGCGGCTCCGACACGACCGCCGTCGCGCTCGCCGCCGCGCTTGACGCCGACGTGTGCGAGATCTACTCCGACGTCGACGGCATCTTCACGGGCGACCCGCGCGTCGTGCCCGCGGCCCGACGCGTCCCCGTCGTCTCGTGCGCGGAGATGCTCGAGCTCGCGGCGCACGGCGCCAAGATCCTCATGGTCCGCAGCGTCGAGTACGGGCGGCGCTACGGCGTGCCGCTGCACGTGCGCAGCTCCTTCAGCGGCCGCATCGGCACGATCGTGTCCGACGAGCCCGACCGCGAGATCCCCGTGGACCCCGAGCTGACCCTGCCGATCCGCGCGGTGGCCGACCTGGGCGGCACCCCGATCCTGCCCGGTGCCACCCAGGCACCGACCGTCGACGCAGCAGCAGCAGCAGCAGCCGCTGCCGCCCCGGCCGGCTCCGGCGGCACCATGCCCGCGGCCGCCACCACGACTTCCGACGCGGCCCCGTCCGCGACCACCGACCCCGAGGAGGCCCCCGTGCCCGACGACATCGACGAGCAGGGCCTCGAGGCCCCGATCATCTCCGGCGTGGCCCATGACCGCTCGGAGGGCAAGATCACCGTGGTCGAGGTGCCCGACATGCCCGGCAAGGCCGCGCGCATCTTCGACATCCTCGCGTCGACCGGCGCGAACATCGACATGATCGTGCAGAACACCTCGACCACGAACGACACGGTCGCGATCTCCCTGACCCTGCCCGAGTCCGACGCCGCCGGCGCCCTCGCCGCGCTCGAGGCCGCGCAGGCCGAGGTCGGCTTCTCCGAGGTCCGCTACACCGATCGCATCGGCAAGGTCTCCCTCGTCGGCGCCGGCATGCGGCAGTCCCCGGGCGTCTCGGCCACCCTGTTCCGCTCGCTCGGCGAGGCAGGCATCAACATCGACATGATCTCGACGTCGGAGATCCGCATCTCGGTCGTGACCGACATCGACCGTCTCGACGACGCCGTGCGCGCCATCCACACCGCCTTCGACCTCGACTCCGACGCCGCCGAGGCCGTCGTCTACGGCGGCACCGGCCGCTGA
- a CDS encoding ThuA domain-containing protein, which translates to MTSSPEARPRVLVLAGRGRYEDPWHDHAATSHLLARLFETHGLEATVASLFPSTAELIAARTHDLLVVNGGTGRVDPEFDGTDEDWQPFHRALHDHVFSGAPLLAHHQGINAFLDDPAWPRIIGGRWVRGTTYHPPRSPALFRVVPGAHPLTEGLADIPVDDERYTLLAPEDGVVVTTTQLEAGVEHPTSWVNTAGGVRTVYDSLGHDARAFESPERVALLLHEVNWLLGRPLDA; encoded by the coding sequence ATGACGTCGAGCCCGGAGGCCCGGCCACGGGTGCTCGTCCTGGCGGGGCGGGGCCGCTACGAGGACCCCTGGCACGACCACGCGGCGACCTCGCACCTGCTGGCCCGCCTGTTCGAGACCCACGGCCTCGAGGCCACGGTCGCCTCCCTGTTCCCGAGCACGGCCGAGCTGATCGCGGCCCGGACGCACGACCTCCTCGTGGTCAACGGCGGCACGGGGCGCGTCGACCCCGAGTTCGACGGGACGGACGAGGACTGGCAGCCGTTCCACCGCGCGCTCCACGACCACGTCTTCTCCGGCGCCCCGCTGCTCGCCCACCACCAGGGCATCAACGCGTTCCTGGACGATCCCGCGTGGCCGCGCATCATCGGCGGCCGCTGGGTGCGCGGCACGACCTACCATCCCCCGCGGTCGCCGGCCCTCTTCCGCGTGGTCCCGGGCGCGCACCCCCTCACCGAGGGGCTCGCCGACATCCCCGTCGACGACGAGCGGTACACGCTGCTGGCCCCCGAGGACGGGGTCGTCGTCACCACGACCCAGCTCGAGGCGGGCGTCGAGCATCCGACCAGCTGGGTGAACACGGCGGGCGGCGTGCGCACGGTCTACGACTCCCTGGGCCACGACGCGCGGGCGTTCGAGTCCCCCGAGCGGGTGGCGCTGCTCCTGCACGAGGTGAACTGGCTGCTGGGACGTCCCCTCGACGCGTGA
- a CDS encoding hydroxyacid dehydrogenase, producing MTDRPTIVLSVLDDYRDRFFDPAAVRRLRDLGEVVLDSDPAAHATHESLALLRRADVLVTGWETGPVDALLAAGALPRLRLLTHAGGSVRGVAGPEVFDHGVRVSSQTQLNAEPVAEFTLAMIILAAKNAFRARDDYRREHARPDLTGPAYRTIGLYGATIGIIGLSRISRRVIELLRPFACTVLVDSAHLTAAEASALGVRAASREEVLSTSDVISLHSASTPRTRHMLGAQDFARITDGATFINTARGAICDEDALIAELRTGRISAVLDVTDPELPHPDSPLWTLPNVELFPHLAGSMGRELHRLGDGAVDDVAAFLAGRPVAGEFGPEEYGGRA from the coding sequence GTGACCGACCGCCCCACGATCGTCCTCTCCGTGCTCGACGACTATCGCGACCGGTTCTTCGACCCCGCCGCCGTCCGGCGTCTGCGGGACCTGGGCGAGGTCGTGCTCGACTCGGACCCCGCCGCGCACGCGACGCACGAGAGCCTCGCCCTGCTGCGCCGCGCCGACGTGCTCGTGACCGGGTGGGAGACGGGGCCGGTCGACGCCCTGCTCGCCGCCGGCGCCCTGCCCCGCCTGCGGCTGCTGACCCATGCGGGCGGATCCGTGCGCGGGGTGGCGGGCCCGGAGGTCTTCGACCACGGCGTCCGCGTGAGCTCGCAGACCCAGCTCAACGCCGAGCCCGTCGCCGAGTTCACCCTGGCCATGATCATCCTGGCCGCCAAGAACGCCTTCCGGGCCCGGGACGACTACCGCCGTGAGCACGCGAGGCCGGACCTCACGGGCCCCGCGTACCGGACCATCGGGCTCTACGGCGCGACGATCGGCATCATCGGCCTGTCGCGGATCTCCCGGCGCGTCATCGAGCTGCTCCGGCCCTTCGCCTGCACTGTGCTCGTCGACTCCGCCCACCTGACCGCTGCCGAGGCGAGCGCGCTCGGGGTGCGGGCCGCGAGCCGGGAGGAGGTGCTCTCCACCTCGGACGTGATCTCCCTGCACTCGGCCTCCACGCCGCGCACCCGTCACATGCTGGGCGCGCAGGACTTCGCGAGGATCACAGACGGCGCCACCTTCATCAACACCGCACGCGGCGCGATCTGCGACGAGGACGCCCTGATCGCCGAGCTCCGCACGGGCCGGATCAGCGCCGTCCTCGACGTCACCGATCCCGAGCTCCCCCACCCCGACTCGCCGCTGTGGACGCTGCCCAACGTCGAGCTGTTCCCGCACCTGGCAGGGTCGATGGGGCGTGAGCTGCACCGCCTGGGCGACGGCGCCGTGGACGATGTCGCCGCCTTCCTGGCGGGGCGGCCCGTCGCGGGCGAGTTCGGACCGGAGGAGTACGGGGGCCGGGCCTGA
- a CDS encoding type 1 glutamine amidotransferase domain-containing protein, which yields MAELTGRTIALVATRGVEEPELAQPLSALSDAGATVRLLSPEQGTITALQGDWDRGRDFEVDGPVAGASAADYDAVVLPGGTLNADALRVDTDVVRFVQEFASAGKPIAAICHAPWILIEAGLVEGTRLTSYTSLRSDLENAGAQWVDEQVVTDGGITTSRNPGDLDAFNAEIIARVSARG from the coding sequence ATGGCTGAACTGACCGGTCGCACCATCGCCCTCGTCGCCACCCGCGGCGTGGAGGAGCCCGAGCTCGCCCAGCCGCTCTCCGCCCTCTCGGACGCGGGGGCGACCGTGCGGCTGCTCTCCCCCGAGCAGGGCACCATCACCGCTCTGCAGGGGGACTGGGACCGCGGCCGCGACTTCGAGGTCGACGGGCCCGTCGCCGGCGCGAGCGCGGCGGACTACGACGCCGTCGTGCTGCCGGGCGGCACCCTCAACGCCGACGCCCTGCGCGTCGACACGGACGTGGTGCGCTTCGTGCAGGAGTTCGCGAGCGCCGGCAAGCCGATCGCCGCGATCTGCCACGCCCCGTGGATCCTCATCGAGGCGGGGCTCGTCGAGGGCACGCGCCTGACCAGCTACACCTCGCTGCGCAGCGACCTCGAGAACGCCGGCGCCCAGTGGGTCGACGAGCAGGTCGTGACCGACGGCGGGATCACCACGAGCCGCAACCCCGGCGACCTCGACGCCTTCAACGCCGAGATCATCGCCCGGGTGAGCGCCCGGGGCTGA
- a CDS encoding DedA family protein, with amino-acid sequence MDLIHLLMDPAQLLERFGDAFWWLSHVIVFIECGLFFPILPGDSLLFAVGMFSHSGQLHQPLGLSLVTLMIAAVAGNVVGYEIGRAAGHRLYERDGRIIKRKYFDQTIAFFDKYGRRALVIGRFVPVVRTFITVVAGVGQMPRRVFFTWSAVGAVLWVVLITVLGYFLGGVSAIRDNLEIAVLLIVALSVIPMAIEGLRAWRKSRREQDRASTGSKA; translated from the coding sequence ATGGACCTCATCCACCTGCTGATGGACCCGGCCCAGCTGCTGGAGCGCTTCGGGGACGCCTTCTGGTGGCTCTCGCACGTCATCGTGTTCATCGAGTGCGGGCTGTTCTTCCCGATCCTGCCGGGCGACTCGCTGCTGTTCGCGGTCGGGATGTTCTCCCACTCGGGCCAGCTCCATCAGCCCCTCGGGCTGTCGCTCGTCACGCTCATGATCGCCGCGGTCGCCGGCAACGTCGTCGGCTACGAGATCGGCCGCGCCGCCGGGCACCGGCTGTACGAGCGCGACGGCCGCATCATCAAGCGCAAGTACTTCGACCAGACCATCGCGTTCTTCGACAAGTACGGGCGCCGTGCCCTCGTGATCGGGCGTTTCGTGCCGGTCGTGCGCACCTTCATCACCGTGGTCGCGGGCGTCGGGCAGATGCCCCGCCGCGTGTTCTTCACGTGGTCGGCCGTGGGCGCGGTGCTGTGGGTCGTGCTCATCACGGTCCTCGGGTACTTCCTGGGCGGTGTCTCCGCGATCCGCGACAACCTCGAGATCGCCGTGCTGCTGATCGTCGCGCTGTCGGTGATCCCCATGGCGATCGAGGGGCTGCGCGCCTGGAGGAAGAGCCGCCGCGAGCAGGACCGCGCCTCGACCGGCAGCAAGGCCTGA